In Rhodamnia argentea isolate NSW1041297 chromosome 1, ASM2092103v1, whole genome shotgun sequence, the genomic window CAGAATATATATTGGCCAGCGAAATGTATGGCGCAGGGGTCTCGGGTGCAGCAGAAATCAGCTGCTCGGCAGCATACCTTCCTATCTCAGAATCACTATGCATGCTACAAGCACCAAGCAAGGCTTGCCAAACTAGAACACCAGGTTCCGTGGGCATTCCCTCTATGAAACTCTTCGCTTCAGCAAGGCGACCAGCCCGTCCCAACATGTCGACAACACAAGCATAGTGCTCTGTCCTTGGACTAATTCCATACTCCCTTTCCATTGAATCTAAAACCTCCATTCCCTCCTTGACTAAGCCAATATGGCTACAAGCATGAAGCAAAGAGAGAAACGTAACGTCTGTCGGCTTtacaccttccattttcatttcttcgTACAACTGTAGAGCTCCATAGCCACCTCCGTGACATGCAAAAGCATTAACCATGGAATTCCATGAGATCAAATTTCTTGAAGGCAACCGACTAAAGACTTTGAGTGACTCCACGATATCTCCACACTTCGCATACATGTTTATTAATCCATTGCTGACGAAGGGAATATGCGAAAAGCTTCTTTTGATAATCAAAGAGTGAATTTGTTTACCTAAACCTAGAGAAGTATcgacaccaaaaaccccaagaACAGCAGAAACCACATTAGAATCAATCTCCAACCCTTCCTTTACCATTTTCAGAAACATTTGTATAGCTTGTTCTTCAAACCCATTTTGTGCAAAACCTACAAGTATTACAGTCATAGAAACCTCATCTATAGTCTCTGCAGACTCGAATAAATCCAGTGCATCTTCTAGACTTCCACATTTTGCATACATATCCATCAGTGCACTCTCTACCAATAAATCTGACTGAATACCCAATTTCCAGGTGATGCTGTGCAACTGGCGCCCCACGTTTATTGCTTGTAGACCTGAACACGACATGATGGAGCTCAAGTATGTGAGAGTATTCGGATTGAGTGATCCGCTACGCATACTCATAAATAACTTTAAACTATCCTCAAAAAA contains:
- the LOC115743952 gene encoding pentatricopeptide repeat-containing protein At3g05340; translation: MNSKWVFRRLSSHVSPRSSLAPPLRAQTFPDASSQASTFVLDNVHVSRLLSTCGREGRFLLGSSLHASIIKNPELHDLGNEDLFRNGLVVWNSLLSMYAKCGDMLDVVKLFDEMPAKDTISWNTALFGFLRNGEFEMCCRTFKRMWEGGVQGVDKATVTTILSGCDTRELSRVVELVHGIVFRGGFQREVTIGNALITSYFKCGGIDWGLQVFNEMFERNVISWTAVIFGLQQNEFFEDSLKLFMSMRSGSLNPNTLTYLSSIMSCSGLQAINVGRQLHSITWKLGIQSDLLVESALMDMYAKCGSLEDALDLFESAETIDEVSMTVILVGFAQNGFEEQAIQMFLKMVKEGLEIDSNVVSAVLGVFGVDTSLGLGKQIHSLIIKRSFSHIPFVSNGLINMYAKCGDIVESLKVFSRLPSRNLISWNSMVNAFACHGGGYGALQLYEEMKMEGVKPTDVTFLSLLHACSHIGLVKEGMEVLDSMEREYGISPRTEHYACVVDMLGRAGRLAEAKSFIEGMPTEPGVLVWQALLGACSMHSDSEIGRYAAEQLISAAPETPAPYISLANIYSAEGDWKERARTIKRMKEAGVTKETGISSIEIEKKVHSFVVRDRMHTQSEIIFEVIKELFPLMTDEGYTPDKIRSLFLDAD